From Acipenser ruthenus chromosome 2, fAciRut3.2 maternal haplotype, whole genome shotgun sequence, a single genomic window includes:
- the LOC117408893 gene encoding INO80 complex subunit B-like isoform X2: protein MGKRKEMVHEKFLSDGDESVGHSLHKKKHKKHKKHKKKHQEEVGPSFSSEALESDSGVLKPQLKLKIKLGGQTLGTKSVPTFTVVPELNRSPSPLMILDDEDEQTEGVPIEQYRAWLDEDSNLDPSPLAELESGSLLVCPEDEEEKWLDALEKGELDDNGELKKNIDESLLTARQKALLHKQQSQPLLELPMGYKEKEMTEEMMQKREEKARKRRLQAAKKAEENKNQTIERLTKTNKAKIKTMRERKYKQSQCPMVRYNDSFKGTTISYPHGVATPSVGTLCPLPTAVHCGVSGCLNMKKYSCSKTGIPLCSLGCYKKNRLIQGLA from the exons ATGGGGAAAAGGAAAGAAATGGTCCACGAGAAGTTTCTTTcgg ACGGGGATGAATCTGTGGGGCACAGTTTACACAAGAAGAAGCATAAAAAGCACAAGAAGCACAAAAAAAAGCACCAAGAAGAAGTCGGACCCAGCTTCTCCTCAGAAGCCCTGGAGTCCGATTCAGGAGTCCTTAAACCTCAGCTGAAACTGAAGATCAAACTGGGGGGACAGACCCTAGGAACGAAAAG TGTTCCGACATTCACTGTGGTTCCTGAGCTGAACCGGTCTCCATCCCCGTTAATGATATTGGATGATGAAGATGAACAAACAGAAGGGGTCCCCATTGAGCAGTATAGGGCCTGGCTTG ATGAAGACAGCAATCTTGACCCTTCACCCTTAGCTGAATTGGAGTCTGGGAGCCTCCTGGTGTGCCCAGAGGATGAGGAGGAGAAGTGGCTGGATGCCCTGGAAAAGGGGGAACTAGATGATAACGGAGAGTTGAAGAAGAACATTGACGAGTCTCTTCTCACTGCAAGACAA AAAGCCCTTTTGCACAAGCAGCAGAGCCAGCCTCTCTTGGAGCTACCGATGGGTTACAAGGAGAAGGAAATGACAGAGGAGATGATGCAAAAGAGGGAGGAAAAGGCGCGCAAACGACGCCTGCAGGCAGCAAAGAAAGCAGAAGAGAACAAAAACCAAACCATCGAGAGACTGACCAAAACCAACAAGGCTAAAATCAAAACAATGCGGGAAAGAAAGTACAAACAGTCCCAGTGTCCTATGGTTAGATATAACGATTCCTTCAAAGGAACTACCATATCTTACCCCCACGGTGTTGCTACACCTTCTGTGGGGACCCTGTGCCCTTTGCCTACAGCTGTGCATTGTGGGGTTTCTGGATGCCTAAACATGAAGAAATACTCTTGTTCAAAGACTGGAATCCCCCTCTGCAGTCTTGGTTGTTACAAAAAGAATCGTCTCATACAAGGTTTGGCTTGA
- the LOC117408893 gene encoding INO80 complex subunit B-like isoform X1 — protein sequence MGKRKEMVHEKFLSGDGDESVGHSLHKKKHKKHKKHKKKHQEEVGPSFSSEALESDSGVLKPQLKLKIKLGGQTLGTKSVPTFTVVPELNRSPSPLMILDDEDEQTEGVPIEQYRAWLDEDSNLDPSPLAELESGSLLVCPEDEEEKWLDALEKGELDDNGELKKNIDESLLTARQKALLHKQQSQPLLELPMGYKEKEMTEEMMQKREEKARKRRLQAAKKAEENKNQTIERLTKTNKAKIKTMRERKYKQSQCPMVRYNDSFKGTTISYPHGVATPSVGTLCPLPTAVHCGVSGCLNMKKYSCSKTGIPLCSLGCYKKNRLIQGLA from the exons ATGGGGAAAAGGAAAGAAATGGTCCACGAGAAGTTTCTTTcgg GAGACGGGGATGAATCTGTGGGGCACAGTTTACACAAGAAGAAGCATAAAAAGCACAAGAAGCACAAAAAAAAGCACCAAGAAGAAGTCGGACCCAGCTTCTCCTCAGAAGCCCTGGAGTCCGATTCAGGAGTCCTTAAACCTCAGCTGAAACTGAAGATCAAACTGGGGGGACAGACCCTAGGAACGAAAAG TGTTCCGACATTCACTGTGGTTCCTGAGCTGAACCGGTCTCCATCCCCGTTAATGATATTGGATGATGAAGATGAACAAACAGAAGGGGTCCCCATTGAGCAGTATAGGGCCTGGCTTG ATGAAGACAGCAATCTTGACCCTTCACCCTTAGCTGAATTGGAGTCTGGGAGCCTCCTGGTGTGCCCAGAGGATGAGGAGGAGAAGTGGCTGGATGCCCTGGAAAAGGGGGAACTAGATGATAACGGAGAGTTGAAGAAGAACATTGACGAGTCTCTTCTCACTGCAAGACAA AAAGCCCTTTTGCACAAGCAGCAGAGCCAGCCTCTCTTGGAGCTACCGATGGGTTACAAGGAGAAGGAAATGACAGAGGAGATGATGCAAAAGAGGGAGGAAAAGGCGCGCAAACGACGCCTGCAGGCAGCAAAGAAAGCAGAAGAGAACAAAAACCAAACCATCGAGAGACTGACCAAAACCAACAAGGCTAAAATCAAAACAATGCGGGAAAGAAAGTACAAACAGTCCCAGTGTCCTATGGTTAGATATAACGATTCCTTCAAAGGAACTACCATATCTTACCCCCACGGTGTTGCTACACCTTCTGTGGGGACCCTGTGCCCTTTGCCTACAGCTGTGCATTGTGGGGTTTCTGGATGCCTAAACATGAAGAAATACTCTTGTTCAAAGACTGGAATCCCCCTCTGCAGTCTTGGTTGTTACAAAAAGAATCGTCTCATACAAGGTTTGGCTTGA